A genomic stretch from Bifidobacterium sp. ESL0769 includes:
- a CDS encoding zinc-ribbon domain-containing protein: MKFCNSCGHRMDDDDVFCPECGSPTQPAPLQPAPPQPAQGSTSSVPLPNGQGESPFNASAATTANTAVATAAQVHAKKTLIIIIASIVAVALVATGIGFGTYKAQLWGGKTVPNPADLGIAKSNKTHEFTAADVEASLHKRGFKTITKQTFSAKPQGSFLNYRGIDPGKRYGTNNNPVTIIASLGPGIPKGTSGQPAQNVTASLESMGVPVHYRKVIVSDKGPKEGTVVASYPTDGQAVTDTNAGINVGVAEHGEDGIGYDIVGLEKNQAQQQYAGKGFNVIMMPRFSSKKMLGKIVDSDPKPGTPANGGNLVLFYGIDASGMDDAAIDRADYTSSGVPPTLFATNAPVGGKYCTNSGKCITFNEKVDVSGGRGYTTVTSSEISDQYSFLAFCHSGGDPGCPTGSQYGERGELYYKHLGAFELMDSTAMNAITCGTDSVGRSAGDERCVNGQVVQLDGSGDTSMSGATYNMGPLYAYFPVNAKIKNVVDSGYFDKDYVAEAGKQKPVYTSRPFLISRDKSLYKTTSVNVPDLKTPNPFIPESLKKDNGTLVPMKPAPSDQTAYYLIEDPLDWNSLPEFTIEKNGGNSGNKSDKSDAGNSSKADAQPQVTPQNATPDQITAAAEKGDDSLIAGKYCTNDGHCLDLSKTGQLTGGAQESMLGIDSTQLTLSTASEGATSARNVKPDSQFLEFRGSVNDYLCKNGTSGQACKNSYHTTPEVDRWPAHILYVFKGSDTSSWYAPNATPPVQGFTPNYSDRYDRTPAKTDRAYIYPVGWHMTVSPFDDGAYYFQG, encoded by the coding sequence ATGAAATTCTGCAACAGCTGCGGGCACCGCATGGACGACGACGATGTGTTCTGCCCCGAGTGCGGGAGCCCCACCCAACCGGCACCTTTGCAACCGGCACCTCCGCAACCCGCACAAGGTTCAACTTCCTCCGTACCCCTACCTAACGGGCAAGGCGAATCACCATTCAATGCGTCAGCCGCCACAACCGCTAACACTGCCGTGGCGACCGCAGCACAAGTCCACGCTAAGAAAACCTTGATTATCATCATCGCCTCCATCGTCGCCGTTGCGCTGGTCGCCACAGGAATCGGCTTCGGCACTTACAAAGCCCAGCTCTGGGGCGGTAAAACCGTGCCGAACCCGGCCGACCTTGGCATCGCCAAGTCAAACAAGACCCACGAATTCACCGCCGCCGACGTCGAGGCATCACTGCACAAACGCGGCTTCAAAACCATCACCAAACAAACGTTCTCTGCCAAACCGCAAGGCAGCTTCCTCAACTACCGTGGCATCGACCCCGGCAAACGCTACGGAACGAACAACAATCCGGTGACCATCATCGCCTCGCTCGGCCCCGGCATACCCAAAGGCACCAGCGGCCAGCCCGCACAAAACGTCACCGCTAGCCTAGAATCAATGGGCGTCCCCGTCCATTATCGCAAAGTGATAGTCTCCGACAAAGGCCCCAAAGAGGGCACCGTCGTCGCCTCCTACCCCACCGATGGCCAAGCCGTCACCGACACCAATGCCGGCATCAACGTCGGCGTCGCCGAACACGGCGAGGACGGTATCGGCTATGACATCGTCGGTCTTGAGAAAAATCAAGCCCAGCAACAATACGCCGGTAAGGGCTTCAATGTCATCATGATGCCGCGATTCTCCAGCAAGAAAATGCTCGGCAAAATCGTGGACTCCGATCCAAAGCCAGGCACTCCAGCAAACGGCGGCAACCTCGTGCTGTTCTACGGCATCGACGCCAGCGGCATGGACGATGCCGCGATTGACCGTGCGGATTACACCTCATCAGGAGTCCCGCCCACACTGTTCGCTACCAACGCACCCGTCGGTGGAAAATATTGCACGAACTCAGGAAAATGCATTACTTTCAACGAAAAAGTCGACGTATCGGGAGGCCGCGGATACACCACCGTGACCAGCTCAGAAATCTCAGACCAGTACAGCTTCCTCGCTTTTTGCCATAGCGGCGGAGACCCGGGCTGCCCGACCGGCTCCCAATACGGCGAGCGCGGCGAACTCTATTACAAGCATCTTGGCGCATTCGAGCTGATGGATTCGACGGCGATGAATGCCATCACCTGCGGCACAGATTCCGTGGGGCGCTCGGCTGGAGACGAAAGATGCGTCAACGGCCAGGTCGTCCAGCTCGACGGTTCGGGCGACACCTCAATGAGCGGCGCTACTTACAACATGGGCCCGTTATACGCCTATTTCCCGGTCAATGCGAAAATCAAAAACGTGGTCGATTCCGGCTATTTCGACAAAGATTACGTGGCCGAAGCCGGCAAACAGAAGCCCGTGTACACCTCACGCCCATTCCTAATCAGCCGCGACAAGAGCCTGTACAAGACGACAAGCGTCAACGTGCCGGATCTCAAGACTCCCAACCCCTTCATCCCCGAATCGCTGAAGAAAGACAACGGAACGTTGGTCCCGATGAAACCGGCACCCAGCGACCAAACCGCTTATTACCTGATCGAAGACCCGCTGGATTGGAACAGTTTGCCGGAATTCACCATCGAGAAGAATGGCGGAAATAGCGGCAACAAGAGCGACAAGTCGGATGCAGGGAACTCGTCAAAAGCGGACGCGCAACCTCAGGTCACCCCGCAAAACGCGACGCCCGACCAGATCACCGCAGCCGCCGAAAAGGGCGATGACTCATTGATCGCCGGCAAATACTGCACCAACGACGGCCACTGCCTCGACCTGAGCAAAACAGGCCAGCTTACCGGAGGGGCCCAAGAATCGATGCTGGGAATTGATTCGACGCAGCTGACCCTTTCCACGGCATCCGAGGGTGCGACCAGCGCCCGTAACGTCAAGCCGGACTCGCAGTTCCTTGAATTCCGGGGCTCGGTCAATGACTACCTCTGCAAGAACGGAACCTCGGGGCAAGCATGTAAAAATAGCTACCATACCACCCCTGAGGTCGACCGGTGGCCGGCTCATATCCTCTATGTTTTCAAAGGATCCGACACATCGAGCTGGTACGCGCCTAACGCCACGCCACCCGTTCAAGGATTCACGCCCAATTACTCAGACAGATACGACAGAACGCCGGCCAAGACCGACAGAGCGTACATCTATCCGGTAGGCTGGCACATGACGGTTTCCCCGTTCGACGACGGCGCATACTACTTCCAAGGCTAA
- a CDS encoding ATP-binding protein codes for MIPRTISDKIRDMATKFPIISLTGTRQSGKTTLLRELFPDFRYVSMEDPDVNRLAKQDMRGFLDVYDDHVIFDEAQRTPELFSYLQGIVDDRRQRPGQFILSGSQNFLLLNSISQSLAGRVAVLYLLPLSYAELAAAGDTPQTMDAWTWQGGYPRLYDKNIEPPDYFPSYIDTYVERDVRDELGVRKLSAFRRFLTQCASRAGEMLSVNSLATDSGIDYKTTQDWLSILESSFIAFRLYPYYKNYGKRLVKTPKLYFYDSGLAAYLLNIDSPGALLLSQRRGALFENAVVSEILKRYYAIGRTPMLYYWRDYSRTEIDLITEKGGEIEYAIEIKASATYDSHAFANIAKLADDLGVDRDHRIVVYGGDQSFNTKWGRLLSLHDLQQIID; via the coding sequence ATGATACCACGGACAATCAGCGACAAAATCCGCGACATGGCCACCAAATTCCCAATTATCTCGCTGACCGGAACGAGGCAAAGCGGAAAGACAACATTGCTACGCGAGCTATTCCCTGATTTCCGTTACGTCTCCATGGAGGACCCGGACGTCAACCGTCTGGCCAAGCAAGACATGCGCGGGTTCCTAGACGTTTACGACGACCACGTCATTTTCGACGAAGCCCAGCGCACCCCGGAACTGTTCTCATACCTGCAAGGCATCGTAGACGACAGACGGCAACGCCCCGGGCAATTCATTCTTTCCGGATCGCAGAATTTCCTCCTGCTCAACAGCATCTCGCAATCATTGGCCGGCCGCGTCGCGGTGCTTTACCTGCTCCCTCTCTCCTACGCCGAACTCGCTGCCGCCGGGGACACCCCCCAAACCATGGACGCATGGACGTGGCAAGGCGGATACCCGCGCCTTTACGACAAGAACATCGAACCGCCCGACTACTTCCCCAGCTATATCGACACCTACGTCGAACGCGACGTGCGCGACGAACTCGGAGTACGCAAACTCTCCGCGTTCCGCAGGTTCCTGACCCAGTGCGCTTCACGAGCCGGTGAGATGCTGAGCGTCAACTCGCTTGCCACGGACTCCGGAATCGACTACAAAACGACGCAGGATTGGCTTTCGATTCTGGAATCGAGCTTCATCGCCTTCCGTCTGTATCCGTATTATAAAAATTACGGCAAGCGGCTCGTCAAGACGCCTAAACTCTACTTCTACGACAGCGGGCTGGCCGCTTATCTGCTCAATATCGACAGCCCTGGTGCATTGCTGCTGAGCCAACGGCGGGGCGCCTTGTTCGAAAATGCGGTGGTCAGCGAAATCCTCAAACGCTACTACGCAATCGGCCGCACGCCGATGCTCTATTATTGGCGGGACTATTCGCGCACCGAAATCGACCTCATCACCGAAAAGGGCGGGGAGATCGAATACGCCATAGAAATCAAAGCCTCCGCCACTTATGATTCACACGCATTCGCCAATATCGCCAAGCTCGCAGACGACCTCGGCGTCGACAGGGACCACCGCATCGTGGTCTACGGCGGCGACCAATCATTCAACACCAAATGGGGCCGGCTGCTCTCCCTGCACGACCTGCAGCAGATCATCGACTAA
- a CDS encoding DUF3662 and FHA domain-containing protein yields MSVFDRFEKSVEGAVNGVFSKFGSKDLQPVDLSSALEREIDNEAMPVGRDRTVAPNEYRFKLSTPDFDRIEQWGSETLANELADNLTQYAKSQHYAFVGPVVVIFEEDLDLSKGNFKLTSESVQGNAVPVTTENQSEDSPMLEINGNQYLLTKEKTIVGRGSGCDIVIDDPGISRNHLEIDITPNGTIARDLGSTNGTYVEGHQVPAATLLDGNTITIGHTRILYWASPQDQE; encoded by the coding sequence ATGAGCGTTTTTGATCGTTTTGAGAAAAGCGTTGAGGGAGCCGTGAACGGCGTATTCTCGAAATTCGGCTCGAAAGACCTTCAGCCGGTCGACCTCTCAAGCGCGCTTGAACGCGAAATCGACAACGAGGCCATGCCGGTCGGCCGCGACCGCACCGTCGCCCCGAACGAATACCGCTTCAAGCTGAGCACGCCTGATTTCGACCGCATTGAGCAGTGGGGCAGCGAGACGCTTGCCAACGAGCTCGCGGACAACCTCACGCAATACGCCAAAAGCCAGCATTACGCTTTCGTCGGCCCCGTCGTCGTGATTTTCGAGGAAGACCTCGACCTAAGCAAGGGCAACTTCAAGCTCACCAGCGAATCCGTGCAGGGCAACGCCGTTCCGGTGACCACCGAGAACCAGTCCGAAGACAGCCCGATGCTCGAAATCAACGGCAACCAATACCTTCTGACCAAAGAGAAGACCATCGTCGGCCGCGGCTCAGGCTGCGACATTGTCATCGACGACCCTGGCATCTCCCGTAACCACCTTGAAATCGACATCACTCCGAACGGCACCATCGCCCGCGATTTGGGCTCCACCAACGGAACCTACGTGGAAGGGCACCAAGTGCCGGCCGCGACTTTGCTCGACGGCAACACCATCACCATCGGTCATACCCGCATCCTCTATTGGGCTTCACCGCAGGATCAGGAATAA
- a CDS encoding FHA domain-containing protein — MITELTFAILKYGFLALLWVFVWLAVRSLKRDVDTLSPHKSWSHRKSARRARKAAESSPMPAAANAPVAISHRGNPGMQMGSAGGVNINTKPTLLTIIDGPLAGSSVPLSNGTITLGRSSSNTVVLDDEFVSSQHARVYADPASGSWAIEDLGSTNGTIVNHRRITSPVVLPARVPVRIGATTFELR, encoded by the coding sequence ATGATCACCGAACTTACCTTTGCGATTCTCAAGTATGGCTTTCTCGCCCTGCTCTGGGTTTTCGTATGGCTTGCGGTCCGTTCGCTTAAGCGCGACGTCGACACGCTGAGCCCGCACAAATCGTGGTCGCACCGCAAGAGCGCCCGCCGCGCGCGCAAGGCCGCCGAATCCAGCCCGATGCCGGCCGCAGCCAATGCGCCCGTAGCCATTTCGCATCGCGGCAACCCCGGCATGCAGATGGGCAGCGCTGGCGGGGTCAATATCAACACTAAGCCGACGCTTCTGACCATTATCGACGGGCCGCTTGCCGGTTCTTCCGTCCCGTTGAGCAACGGCACCATCACGCTCGGCCGTTCCAGCTCGAATACTGTCGTGCTTGACGACGAGTTTGTCTCTTCCCAGCATGCACGCGTTTATGCCGACCCGGCCTCCGGTTCGTGGGCCATCGAAGATCTCGGCAGCACAAACGGCACCATCGTCAATCACCGCCGCATCACCTCGCCCGTGGTCCTGCCCGCGCGCGTTCCCGTGCGTATCGGCGCCACGACGTTCGAATTGAGGTGA
- a CDS encoding penicillin-binding protein 2 encodes MNKYLRQLFTAVVVLFAILGLSSTMITAINANKLNNDPRNQRGLYHEFNAPRGSILASDGTVMAKSDPVNDPFAYQRSYSNGPLYAPVTGYFSISQRADRGIEDSRNKLLTGESNQLFWQQFKSLFTGSANKGASIETSIDPKLQATAYEQLGNNSGSVVVLEPKTNRILAMVSTPSYDPNVLASHDTAKVNKAYSNLTSDNSNPMLNRAISELYPPGSSFKTVVATAALESGKYQTNSEVPAGASYTLPNTNTQLTNATFSGNGGPDGKISLEDAFAYSSNTAFAQLGGALGSQAIQDTAKKFGFGSSIPIDGSNSTGDPMQAIASKFPDNPAPDRLALASIGQGDTQETPLQNAMIASTVANGGTLMRPTLVDRVRSSDLTVISQTTPSVMSQPMSKDTANKLTEMMKAVITKEDPQLAIPGVSVAAKTGTAQIGVGNQANDGWIMGFAPAEDPKIAVAVVVHNTDMAGGDAAGPIMKAIMREALGK; translated from the coding sequence ATGAACAAATACCTCCGTCAGCTGTTCACCGCCGTCGTCGTCCTTTTCGCGATTCTCGGCCTTTCCAGCACGATGATCACCGCCATCAACGCCAACAAACTCAACAACGACCCGCGCAACCAACGCGGCCTCTACCACGAGTTCAACGCCCCACGCGGCTCGATTCTCGCCTCCGACGGCACCGTAATGGCCAAATCCGACCCGGTCAACGACCCGTTCGCCTACCAGCGCTCGTACTCCAACGGCCCGCTATACGCGCCCGTAACCGGTTACTTCTCCATCAGCCAACGCGCTGACCGCGGCATCGAGGACTCGCGCAACAAGCTTTTGACTGGGGAATCCAATCAGCTTTTCTGGCAACAATTCAAGTCGCTCTTCACCGGTTCGGCCAACAAGGGCGCGTCCATCGAGACCTCCATCGACCCGAAGCTGCAGGCCACCGCCTATGAACAATTAGGCAATAACAGTGGTTCTGTGGTCGTTCTTGAGCCCAAGACCAACCGCATTCTGGCCATGGTTTCGACCCCAAGTTACGACCCGAATGTGCTCGCCAGCCACGACACGGCGAAAGTCAATAAGGCTTATTCGAATTTGACCAGCGATAACTCGAACCCGATGTTGAACCGCGCGATTTCCGAGCTCTACCCGCCAGGGTCCAGCTTCAAGACCGTCGTGGCCACCGCAGCTTTGGAAAGCGGCAAATACCAGACCAACAGCGAGGTTCCGGCCGGCGCGAGCTATACGCTGCCCAACACCAACACCCAGCTGACCAACGCCACTTTCTCCGGCAACGGCGGCCCGGACGGCAAGATATCGTTGGAAGACGCGTTCGCCTATTCCTCCAATACCGCATTCGCCCAGCTTGGCGGGGCACTCGGCTCGCAGGCCATCCAGGACACGGCCAAGAAGTTCGGCTTCGGCTCCTCGATTCCCATCGACGGCTCCAATTCGACCGGCGACCCCATGCAGGCCATCGCCTCGAAGTTCCCGGACAACCCGGCCCCCGACCGCCTTGCGCTGGCTTCAATTGGCCAGGGAGACACTCAGGAGACCCCGCTGCAGAACGCGATGATCGCCTCGACCGTCGCCAACGGCGGAACGTTGATGCGCCCAACGCTGGTCGACCGCGTGCGTTCCAGCGACCTCACGGTCATCTCGCAGACCACGCCGAGCGTGATGAGCCAGCCGATGAGCAAGGATACGGCCAATAAACTCACCGAAATGATGAAGGCCGTCATCACCAAGGAAGACCCGCAACTTGCGATTCCCGGGGTCTCCGTCGCGGCAAAAACCGGAACCGCGCAGATCGGCGTGGGCAATCAGGCCAACGACGGCTGGATCATGGGCTTCGCACCTGCCGAAGACCCGAAAATCGCGGTCGCCGTGGTCGTTCATAATACTGATATGGCAGGCGGCGACGCAGCCGGACCAATCATGAAGGCGATAATGAGGGAGGCACTGGGCAAATGA